GACTGGTCGGAGCAGTGCGTGGCCACCCACCCGTCCGACCTGGCGGTCGCGCTGGTCGCGCTCGACGCGGTCGTCGAGGTGACCGGGGTCGACGGCCCGCACGAGGTGCCGATGGTCGAGCTGCACCGGTCGCCGGGTGACCACCCGGAGCGGGACACCGTCCTGCCCGCCGGGTCGCTGATCACCGCGGTACGCATTCCACCGCTGGCGGCGGCCCGCCGGTCGTCGTACCTGAAGGTGCGTGACCGCGCCTCGTTCGCCTTCGCGGCCGGCTCGGTGGCGGCGGTGCTCGACCTGGACGCCGGCGTGGTACGCGACGTCCGGCTGGCCTACGGCGCGGTCGCGCACCGGCCGTGGCGGGCCCTGCGCGCCGAGGCGGAGCTACGCGGCCGCCCGTTCACGCCGGAGCTGGCCGGCGTGGCGGCGGACGCCGAGCTGGCGTCGGCCCGCCCGCTGCGGCACAACGCCTTCAAGGTGCCGCTGGTGCGCGCCATCACCGTACGGGTCCTGACCGAACTGGCCGAGGCGGCGGCGTGAGCACCGGCGCGGTCGGGCAGGCGCACCCGCGGCTGGAGGGCCCCGAGAAGGTGTCCGGCACCGCGCGGTACGCCGTCGAGTACCCGCTCGACGACGTGACGTACGGCTGGGTGGTGCCGGCCGCCGCGGTGCGCGGGCGGATCACCCGCGTCGACCCGGAACCGGCGCTCGCGGCGCCGGGGGTCCTCGCGGTGCTGCACCACGGCAACGCCCCCCGGGTCTCCCCCGACGTGGACTCCGAGCTGTACCTGTTGCAGGAGCCGCTCGTGCACTACCGCGGCCAGTTCGTCGCGGTCGTGGTGGCGGCGAGCATCGAGGCGGCCCGGGAGGGCGCCCGCCTGGTCCGGATCGACTACGACACCGAGCCGCACAGCACGGTGCTCACCGCCGACCATCCCGGCCTCTACCGGCCGGACCAGGTGAACGCCGGCTACCCGACGGACACCGCCGAGGGTGACTTCGACGCCGCGTTCGACGCCGCCGAAGTCCAGGTGGACTCCACCTACCGGACGCCGGCCTACCACAACAACCCGATGGAGCCGCACGCCACGACGGCGCAGTGGCACGACGGGCGCCTGCTGGTGCACGACTCCAACCAGGGCTCGACCCCGGTCCGGACGGCACTCGCGGCACTGTTCGGGATCCCCGAGGAGTCGGTCCGGGTCGTCAACGAGCACGTGGGAGGCGGATTCGGCAGCAAGGGATCGCCGAAGGCGGCCGTGGTGCTCGCCGCGATGGCCGCGCGGCACGTCGGTCGACCGGTGCGGCTCGCCCTGACCCGCCAACAGCTCTTCGGGCCGATCGGCTACCGCACCCCGACCATCCAACGGGTCCGCCTCGGCGCGGATGCCGACGGCCGCATCGCCGCCGTCTGCCACGACGCGATCAGCCAGAGCTCGCAGATCACCGAGTTCGCCGAGCAGACCGCCGTCTACACCCGCAGCATGTACGCCGGGCCGCACCGTCGCACCACGCACCGGCTCGCCCGGCTCGACGTGCCGACCCCGTTCTGGATGCGCGCGCCCGGCGAGTGCCCCGGCGCGTACGCCCTGGAGTCGGCGATGGACGAGCTGGCCACCGCCTGCGGCGTCGACCCGGTGGAGCTGCGGATTCGCAACGAGCCCACGGTCGACCCGGACCAGGGGCACCCGTTCAGCAGCCGCAACCTGGTGGCCTGCCTCACCGAGGGCGCCCGCCGGTTCGGCTGGGCCGAGCGCAACCCCCGCCCCTGCGCCCGGCGTGAGGGCCAGTGGATGATCGGCACCGGCGTCGCCGGCTCCAGCTATCCCGCCCGGGTCCGGGCCGCCACCGCCACCGCCACCGCTCTGCCGGGCGGCGACTTCCTGGTGCGGATCAACGCGGCCGACATCGGCACCGGCGCCCGCACCGCGCTGTGGCAGGTGGCCGCGGACGCGCTGGACGCACCGCCCGAGCGGGTCCGCATCCTGGTCGGCGACACCGACCTGCCACCGGCCGGCGTCGCCGGCGGCTCGATGGGCACCTCGTCGTGGAGCTGGGCGGTGGTGCGGGCCTGCCAGGGGCTGCGCGACCGGATCGCGCACCACACCGGTGAGCTGCCGGCCGACGGGCTGACCGTCGAGGCGAGCACCCGCGACGAGGTCCGCGCCCAGCGGCCCCTGTCGCGGTACGGCTACGGCGCCCAGTTCGCCGAGGTACGGGTCGACGCGGACACCGGCGAGGTGCGGGTGAGCCGGCTGCTCGGCGTCTTCGCGGTCGGGCGGATCGTGAACCCGACCACCGCGCGCAGCCAGCTCATCGGCGGGATGACGATGGGCCTGTCGATGGCCCTGCACGAGGAGGGCGTGCTCGACGAGCGGTACGGCGACTGGGTCAACCACGACCTCGCCACCTACCACATCACCGCCTGCGCGGACGTCGAGCGGATCGAGGCGTACTGGCTGCCGGAGGAGGATCCGGACCTGAACCCGTGCGGGGTGAAGGGCATCGGCGAGATCGGCATCGTCGGCACCGCGGCGGCGATCGCCAACGCGGTCCGCCACGCCACCGGCGTCCGGGTGCGTGACCTGCCGATCCGGCTCGACAAGCTGATCGGCGCATCACCACTGGCTTAATTAAGCCAGCCCTGATATAAAGTCCGGGTGCACGCCTTCGATGTGCTGGGCGACCCGGTCCGCCGCCGGATCCTCGAACTGCTCGCCGACGGCGAGACGACCGCCGGCGCGCTCGGCACGGTCATCCAACGCGAGTTCGGGATCTCCCAGCCCGCCGTCTCCCAGCACCTGAAGGTGCTGCGGGACAACGGCTTCGCCACGGTCCGGCCGGATGGCACCCGCCGGCTCTACGCGGTCGATCCCCGCCCCCTGCGCGACGTCGACCAGTGGCTGGATCACTTCCGGCAGTTCTGGACACCACCCCTGCACGCGCTCGCCACCGAATTGGCCCGTGGCCGGCGCGAACGGCGGCTGCGTGGGCAGCCCGCCGACACACCCGAGGACAGGAGCGAATCATGATCGACGTATCCGGGCAGGTCAACGCCGTGCGACGCCAGGTCGGCAGCCGCACCCTGGAGGCCGGTGAGGCCCGGGTGAGCACGATCAGCCAGACGTACGACGCGTCCGTCGAGGACGTCTGGGACGCCTGCACCAACCCCGAACGCATCCCCCGCTGGTTCCTG
This genomic stretch from Micromonospora krabiensis harbors:
- a CDS encoding ArsR/SmtB family transcription factor is translated as MHAFDVLGDPVRRRILELLADGETTAGALGTVIQREFGISQPAVSQHLKVLRDNGFATVRPDGTRRLYAVDPRPLRDVDQWLDHFRQFWTPPLHALATELARGRRERRLRGQPADTPEDRSES
- a CDS encoding xanthine dehydrogenase family protein molybdopterin-binding subunit, coding for MSTGAVGQAHPRLEGPEKVSGTARYAVEYPLDDVTYGWVVPAAAVRGRITRVDPEPALAAPGVLAVLHHGNAPRVSPDVDSELYLLQEPLVHYRGQFVAVVVAASIEAAREGARLVRIDYDTEPHSTVLTADHPGLYRPDQVNAGYPTDTAEGDFDAAFDAAEVQVDSTYRTPAYHNNPMEPHATTAQWHDGRLLVHDSNQGSTPVRTALAALFGIPEESVRVVNEHVGGGFGSKGSPKAAVVLAAMAARHVGRPVRLALTRQQLFGPIGYRTPTIQRVRLGADADGRIAAVCHDAISQSSQITEFAEQTAVYTRSMYAGPHRRTTHRLARLDVPTPFWMRAPGECPGAYALESAMDELATACGVDPVELRIRNEPTVDPDQGHPFSSRNLVACLTEGARRFGWAERNPRPCARREGQWMIGTGVAGSSYPARVRAATATATALPGGDFLVRINAADIGTGARTALWQVAADALDAPPERVRILVGDTDLPPAGVAGGSMGTSSWSWAVVRACQGLRDRIAHHTGELPADGLTVEASTRDEVRAQRPLSRYGYGAQFAEVRVDADTGEVRVSRLLGVFAVGRIVNPTTARSQLIGGMTMGLSMALHEEGVLDERYGDWVNHDLATYHITACADVERIEAYWLPEEDPDLNPCGVKGIGEIGIVGTAAAIANAVRHATGVRVRDLPIRLDKLIGASPLA
- a CDS encoding FAD binding domain-containing protein; this translates as MRAFRYHRPADVAEAVTLLGAGTEAAYLAGGTNLVDLMKLGVQRPDVLVDVNRLPLGGVEALPEGGLRVGATVRNSDLAAHPVVRRDYPVLARALLAAASGQLRNMATTGGNLLQRTRCVYFQDTGKACNKREPGTGCAARHGQNRDLAILDWSEQCVATHPSDLAVALVALDAVVEVTGVDGPHEVPMVELHRSPGDHPERDTVLPAGSLITAVRIPPLAAARRSSYLKVRDRASFAFAAGSVAAVLDLDAGVVRDVRLAYGAVAHRPWRALRAEAELRGRPFTPELAGVAADAELASARPLRHNAFKVPLVRAITVRVLTELAEAAA